DNA sequence from the Phoenix dactylifera cultivar Barhee BC4 chromosome 13, palm_55x_up_171113_PBpolish2nd_filt_p, whole genome shotgun sequence genome:
CTCGGGTGGCAATGCTCAACTCCCGGTAGCTGAACTCCCTTGGGGTCTTCACGATCTCCGACGCCGCCGCCAAGTTGTCCCATTTCTTGAGGGCTTTTGACCGCCGTGCAAAGGCCCAGATGCCGAAGCCGGTGCAGGCCGCGACGACGAAGGCCCCAGCCGTCGCCACTCCGGCTACGGCGGCGGGGCCCTGTTTGCACAGCCCGTTGCTCTGGCACGGCGACGACGAATGGGCGACGGCGCTTTCGTTGCTCgggccctcggcggcggcgatGGAGACGGACGGCGCCGGGGCAGGCGGCGAAGGGGTGGAGACGTTGGGATTGGGGGAGGCACGCTGCGGCGGAGCTGGGGAGGGGACGGCattgggagagggagaggagaagcTCCACCATTCGATGCTGTGGATCTCGGTGCTCCCCTGGGTAGACCCGGAGAAGCCGACGAAAGTGTAGTCGTCGACGAATTGGCCAAGGTCAACGGGGAGGGAGAGGACCGGATCGGCGGGGCGGACGGTGGAGTAGGAGACGAAGACCTGAAGTAGCCCCCCGTTGGCGCCGCCATACTCGATCCAGGCGTTGATGAGGTCGCCGCTCTTCAAGTCGATGCCAGCGGAGTCCAGATTGGCGACCTGGGCGGAGACCATGCTGTTGAGGTCCACCCCGACGTGGTTGCCGTTGATGTCCTGGAATTCCATGTCCATGAGGGTGTCGAACTCGACGGCGACGACAGCGCCGGCGGCCCCGGCGGAGGCATCGAGGAGGCCCAGGAAGCCGCCGGCGTCGCCGACGGCGCTGTCGTCAGAGGTGAGGAGGAAGGCGAGGCCGCCGCCGATGGAGGAGGGGTTGAGATTGAtgatggagaaggagaagaatgtGGAGAAGGGGAGGGGAAGGCGGGTGGAGGGGTGGCGGAGGCGGACGGGGTCGGCGTAGAGGGCGCGGCCGGCGCCGGAGTTGGGGACCGGTAAATCACGTGAGAGGTAGATGCTGCCGTTCTTGAGATGGGCGTCGCCCAAGAGCTTTAAACTCCCAAGCGGCAGCGTCGCAAAGTCGAACCTCGTGGCATAACCGCCTTCCAGCGAGAGGGACAATAAGAAGAAAATGGAGAACAAAACGGGCCGATGCCGCTGTTGCTGGCTCTGCTGTTCCGGCGGCATTGTTAAGAATTCCGGCGATCCATCAGCCGAAGTTCtgagctagagagagaaagaatgggGGAGAAGGTACGATGGAGGATTCTTGGGATTGAAGTTAGGTGAAGTGGAGGCGAGGGGGTTATTTTTGAGATGGGAAAAGGAGAAGGACTGCAAGTGGTGGGTGTTGGTTCGACACTTAAAGAGAGATAATCCAAAGGGACCTGATGGAGACAAGTGGCGATAGGATGCCACGTGTCCGGCTGCAGCGGTAAAACTAGATGGTGATGAGGGCGGTCGGGAGCCACCGGTCCGGTCCAACCTTTAGCATCGGCTCCGGCGATTAATTAAACCTCGAGCGTGCAACGTTAAGATTTGACAATACGGCAGTGGAGATGACGCCCGTTATGGCAGAAGCTAACATAAATTTCAGCCGGACGTATAACGGCCGTTACTGATACGTGGCGGTTGGGATGTCCGTGATCTTGGAGAAGGTGATGGGAATGGGGACACGGTGGTGTTGATGATTCGTGCGagcatgtgatgcgaatggaCGGTGGTGGTTTCTGGCAGTCTTTTTCTTgcccttctcctttctttctggCTTTCTGTTGGCTAAGGTAAGTAGTAGCCACACGTCATGCACGTCCGATAGCT
Encoded proteins:
- the LOC103706664 gene encoding L-type lectin-domain containing receptor kinase VIII.1-like — encoded protein: MPPEQQSQQQRHRPVLFSIFFLLSLSLEGGYATRFDFATLPLGSLKLLGDAHLKNGSIYLSRDLPVPNSGAGRALYADPVRLRHPSTRLPLPFSTFFSFSIINLNPSSIGGGLAFLLTSDDSAVGDAGGFLGLLDASAGAAGAVVAVEFDTLMDMEFQDINGNHVGVDLNSMVSAQVANLDSAGIDLKSGDLINAWIEYGGANGGLLQVFVSYSTVRPADPVLSLPVDLGQFVDDYTFVGFSGSTQGSTEIHSIEWWSFSSPSPNAVPSPAPPQRASPNPNVSTPSPPAPAPSVSIAAAEGPSNESAVAHSSSPCQSNGLCKQGPAAVAGVATAGAFVVAACTGFGIWAFARRSKALKKWDNLAAASEIVKTPREFSYRELSIATRGFDQSRIIGHGAFGTVYKGIIPETGAMVAVKRCIRGGGGDNGGAQARAEFLQELSIIASLRHRNLVRLQGWCHEKGEILLVYDYMLNGSLDKVLFELKAPPLAWHHRKKILIGVASALAYLHRECERQVIHRDVKSSNVMLDEGYNARLGDFGLARQVEHDKSPDATVAAGTMGYFAPEYLLTGRATERTDVFSFGALVLEVACGRRPIDGVDHAAAACSSTRWCSNLVEWVWGLHGEGRILEAADRRLEGEFDEGEMSRVLLVGLACSSPDPELRPGMRSVVQMLSGEADPPFVPVSKPSMSFSVNHHLLLSLQDSVSDYNAVGLNLSSSSSSSSLRSTLRGGGGG